The segment GGGCATGGTATTCGCGACGATCTATGCCCGGATCCTTTTTGCGACGTCCTCGCTCGGCATCCGTCTGCCGATGGTGGCGGCCTGTCTGTTTCTGGCCTTGTCCGCGCAGTTGCTGACACGGGAAACACCGGTGAGCACGATCGGGCGTCTGGCCGCCATTCTGTTGCTCAATGGCGGGTTCCTCGCGTTGTTCGTCATCTCCGTGGCGCAGGGTACCTTTCTTGGCATCGGCGAGGATGCGTTCACCCAAGCCTATCAGACCAAGAACATGGTGCGGCAGGTGGCGCTCTCGGCGGCCGTGGCATTGAGCACGGTATTTCTGCAGGCGCGCAATGCCCTGCATTACGCGCGATTGACAGAAGGGTTTTCCTGGGGCAATCCGGCGTTCGGCGAGTCCATGCAACGTCTTGCCGAGGCGGGGCTTGGCCGGAATCAGGCGCTGGGCGAACTGTCCAGGGAGGTGACCCGACAGGCGATGATGCTCTCCTGCCAGGACTTTTTCCGGATGGAATCCCTGGTGTGCTTGGCTTTGATGGGGGTGATCGCGGCGCAAAAGACGCTTCGCTGATGCGCCGCGCGCGAGCTTACCAGGGCAGGGGGGCGGATTCGCCGTTGGCGTGTTCACCGTAATAGACCGAGGGCAGGAAGCGCGACAGGTAGGTGAATTCGTTGTAGCAGTGCCGCATCAAGCCGAATCCGAACTCGTCGGGAACGGGCGTGCCGCCCGACTGGCCAAGATAGAAACGGCTGCGCAGCACGGCGCCATAGGGTGTATCGCGCGCCAGGTGCACCATCTGCCCGTCCAACGGATCGCCGTGTTCGTCCAGGCTCGCCCGCTCGCCGAAGCCGATGCGCGCATAGACGGCGGCGGAGACGTCGCCCCGCGCGCGAGCGTCATCCAGTCGCGCCGGGTCGAACAGGACACTGGGGTCATGAAACTTCAGCACGGCCTGCACCGGAGGAATGTCGCCCAGCGACTCGACGGCGCGGATCGAGGCGCCAATATAGCTTTCCCCTCTTTTCCAGTTGGTGTCCCAGCCTTGGTGCGCGACATGATCGTGCGGGTGCCACCAGGCGATGTGCTGTGTTGTTTCGAAAAACGTGAACCACCAGTCGAACATCTTGCCGCTGCAACCATGCAGGTCGGTCCTGACGGCAACCAGCAACCGCCCGTCGGGCAGCCGCTCAAGCCCGGTTTCCAGGCGCAGCGGTGCCGGGTCGAGCAGTTCGTCGATAGCGTCAATGGCATGCGAGCGGGCAATCGTATCGGTTTTCACAGTACACTTCCTTCCTCGTTGATGAACACATGAACACAGTATCGTATTTAAGAAACGGTGCACGTTTCCAAAATACAATCCTGCGGAGATAATGTCAATCGCCATGACTACGACACCTCTTGTTGCCGCCCGCGGGCGGCCCGCTGTTCCCGAGGAGGAACTCAAACGCCAGGTGCTGCGGGCGGCCGCGCATCTGCTGACTACGCGCGGGTATGCCGCGGCCACTATCGAGGCCGTGGCACGCGAGGCCGGCGTCGCGAAAAAAACCGTGTACCGCTTTGTGAGCAATCGGGAGGAACTGGTGGGCGCCATTGTCGGCAGCTGGACCGATGAATTCGCCGGTGGCTTTGCCGCGCCGGACGAGGCCGGCCTGCCGGCGGCCGAACGGCTGGCGCTGAGGCTGGAGGCGGTCGCGCGCAATGTGCTGTGCGCCGAAGCGGTCGGCATGTACCGCTTGCTGATCGGGGAGTTTCCGGGGAGGGAGGCCGCGCTGGCCGACTATGCGCGTTACGGAATCGAACGCGGGCGGCGTTTTCTCGCCGAGTGGCTCGCCGCGGAGGAAGAGACGGATCCGGTCATGATGGCCGATCTGCTGTTGTCGATGTGCATCGCCGAACCGCTCAGGCAGATGGCGCTCGGGCTGTGCGGTCCCTGGCCCGAGGGAGGGGGGGCGGCGCGGATCCGCGCCGCCGTGAGTCTCTGGGACGCCGCGCGCTAGCTGGCGGGGGGTGTTTCGTCGCTATCGTCGATGCCGTCGTCGTCCATCAGAATGCGATGGGAGGGGCCTTCCAGGTCGTCAAACTGGCCGGATCGGGTCGCCCACCAGAAAATCACCCCGATAAGAAAGGCCACCGCGATGCTGAGCGGGATGAGAAGATAAAGACTTTCCATCAGGATTTCCGTTTGATGAGCCTCAGGGCGTTGGAGACAACCAGCAGCGAGCTGGAGGCCATGCCCAGGCTCGCGATCCAGGGCGTGACATGGCCGGCCACGGCCAGCGGCAGGGCGATCACATTATACCCCAGCGCCCACCAGAGGTTTTCCCGGATGATGCGCAGCGTTTTGCGCGACAGCGTCAGCGCGTCGGGAATCCGGTCCAGCCGGTCGTTGATCAGTACCATGTCGCCGCTGGCGCGCGCCACATCGGTGCCGCCGCCCATGGCGAGCGATACGTCGGCGCGCGCCAATACCGGCGCGTCGTTGATGCCGTCGCCGACCATCAGGACGCGCGCGCCGTCGCGTTGCAACGCCTCCACATAGGCGAGCTTGTCCTCCGGTGTCGCGCGCGCGCGCCACCGGTCGACGCCAAGATGTCCGGCCAGGGCCACCACGGCGTCCTGTCCGTCGCCGCTGAGCAGATGCGGGCGGATGCCGCGGGAACGCAGCGCGTTAAGTACCGTCATCGTCTCGTCGCGGATGGCGTCGCCGATGGCGAAGCATGCCGCCGGGCCGTCTTCGCTGCCGAGCACGATCGTGGTGGCGGCCGGATGACCCGGCACGCAAAAGGATTCCGCGGGCCGGTCGCAGAGTTGAGCCACATAGTCGGCGCGGCCCAGGCGCCAGCGCCGGCCGTCGATGACCCCTTCCTGTCCCATTCCCGGTACGCCCGCCAATTCCGTGGCCGAAAGCGCGGGCTGGGGGCAGGCCCGGCGCAGCGCTTCGGCGATCGGATGGCCCGAGCCGCTTTCGAGCGCGACGGCGATGGCCAGCGCCTCATCGCCGCCGGTGTGTCCGAGCAGGGTCATGCGTCCGGTCGTCAGCGTTCCGGTCTTGTCGAACACCGCATCGGTGACGCGCGCGAGGGTTTCCAGGGTGTGCCCGCGGGTGACGAGCACGCCGAGCCGCGCCAGGTGTCCGCTTGCCGCGGTGAGTGCGGCGGGGGTGGCGAGCGACAGGGCGCAGGGGCAGGAGATGACCAGAACCGAAACCATGATCCACAGGGCGCGGTCCGGGTCCTGCGCATGCCAGTAAAGATAGCTGCCGCCCGCCATCAGGAGCAGCAGCGCGACAAACCAGCCCGCGTAGCGGTCGGCGATCCGGGCGAGCCGCGGTTTTTCCGCGAGCGCCTGGTCCAGCAGCCGGACAATGGCGGCAAGGCGGGTGCTCTCGCCGCTGCCGGTGACGCGCACCACGAGCGGACTGTCCAGATTGAGGCTGCCGGCCACCACCGGATCCCCCGGCGCTTTGGAGACCGGACGGCCTTCGCCGGTGAGCAGGGATTCGTCGGCATGGCTCGATCCTTCCTCGATCAGCGCATCGGCCGGCACGGTTTCTCCGGGGCGGATCAAGAGAGTCATGCCCGGAGCGATCAGGCTGACGGGCAGTTCGGCGCTCGGTCCGCCGGCGCCCGCCGGCAGGTGGTGGGCAAAGGCCGGCAGCAGTTTGACCAGGCTTTCCGTGGCTTCGCCGGCCTTGCGGCGCGCCATGGTTTCCAGATAGCGCCCGCCCAGCAGCAGGAACACGAACATCGACACCGAGTCGAAATAAATGCCATGCTCGACTTTGTTGATCAGGGCCCAGGTGCTCGCGATGAACGCCGTCAGAACCCCCAGTGTCACGGGGGTGTCCATGCCGACGCGTCCGCGTTTCAGATCGCGCCAGGTGCCCCGGTAGAATGGCGTGCAGGAGTACAGGATGACCGGCAGCGTCAACAGGAAGGCCGCCCAGTGGAGCATCCACAGGAATTGCAGGTCGATCTCCCCGTCGCTCGCGAGGTACACCGGAACGGCGTACATCATGACCTGCATCATGGACAGGCCGGCGGCCCAGAGCCGGTTGAGCGCCTGCTTGCGCTCGCGCAACCGCAGCGCCTCCTGGCGGGAGGCGTCGTACGGATGGGCCCGGTAGCCGATGTGCCCGATGCTCTCCAGGATCTTCGAGAGCTGTATCGTCTCGTTGTCCCAGCGCACGCGCGCGCGGTGGCTGGTGTAGTTGATGTCCACCGACATCACGCCGGGCAGTTTCAGCAGGTGGTGTTCATTGAGCCAGACGCACGCGGCGCAGGTGATACCCTCGATGATCAGCGAGGCCTCCCGGATCCGGTCTTCGCCGACATGAACGAAAGTGCGCTGCAGATCGTCGTTGTCGTAGAGCCGGAGTTGCTGGAGCAACTCGTCCGGCATCGGGTCGGCCTGTCCGCTGTTGGCGGTGCGGTGGTTATAATAGTCGCCAAGACCCGAGTCGATGATGGTTTGTGCCACGGCCTGACATCCGGCGCAGCAGGCGGGGTGTTCGTGTTTGCGGTAGGTGACCGGAAACGCCGCGTCGGCGGGGACGGGCAAACCACAATGGAAGCAGCTTGAATTCATAACGGCATATTGTAATCATTTCTGGCGCGAAACCGTAGTCGCGGTTTGATCTGGCGCAAATGATGATGACTTCGGCATGACTTGGGGCCGGTAAACGGAACGGATCCGGGAGGTTTCATGAAAGCAGTGGTTCAACGCGAGGCCGGGGGCTCGGAAACGTTGCGCCTGGCCAGAATCGACAAGCCCATCCTGCAGGACGGGCAGTTGCTGGTCAGGGTCATGGCGGCCGGCGTCAACAGGGCCGATATCGTCCAGCGGGAAGGGCGCTATCCCGCGCCACCCGGAGCGAGCGCCATCCTGGGACTTGAAGTGGCCGGCGTGGTGGAGGAGGTGCGCGGTATGTCGCGTTTCCAGCCGGGCGACGCCGTGTTCGGGCTGGTGCCGGGAGGCGGTTATGCCGAGTACGCCGTGCTGGATGACGAGCTGGCCATTCCCAAACCCGATTCGCTCAGCTGGACGGAGGCGGCGAGCCTGCCCGAGGCCTGGATGACGGCATGGTTCAATATCGTCGAAGTCGGGGCGTTCCGGGAGGGGGAGCGCGTATTGATCCATGCCGGCGCGAGCGGGGTGGGCGCGGCGGCGATACAATTGGTGCGCCTGCTGGGCGGGGAGTCCCTGGTCAGCGTGGGCAGTTCGGTCAAGCTGGATTTCTGCCGCTCCCTCGGCGCCTCGCAAGGCTGGCTGCGTCAGGATCAACCGGTGTTCGCGGAGCTGGTGCGCCAGTGGGGTGGCGCCGATCTGGTGCTCGATCCGGTTGGCGGGGCGCGCCTGTCGGAAAACCTCCGGGCGATGAACATGGATGGGCGGCTGGTGCTGATCGGCCTGATGGGCGGCGCGGAATCGGCCATTCCTCTTGGTCTGGTGCTGATGAAGCGGTTGACGGTGAGGGGGTCGACCTTGCGCAATCAGCCGCTCAATGTGCGCGGTCGGTTGGCGTTGGCGCTGGAGGAGCATGTGCTGCCGGCGATTGCCGCGGGCTCGGTGGAGGTGACGGTGGATTCGGTGTTTCCCATCGAGGCCGTGGCCGACGCGCATGACTGGATGGAATGCAACAACAACCTGGGGAAAGTGGTGCTTTCGATGGAAAATGTAATGCCATCGTAATTTGGTTTTGCTAGATTGAGCGCACTGGAGGCGCTGCTGCCTTCATGAATGACCTGGTATGGATGGGGTTTCGAGGCGATGCGCAAGCGTCGCCTCTTTTTTATTGTCGCGAGGAACAGGGGGCGTCGCCCCCTGTTGAAGGGAATCAGGCGTCGACCGGCGCCAGCGCTTCGATCAATGCCACTTCCTGGCCGTAGCTGAGCGACTTCATGCGCGCCAGCAGGTCGTCCGGATCGATGCCGTCGGGCAGGGTATGGTCGTTGTCGACAAGCCAGCTCTCGAC is part of the Paludibacterium paludis genome and harbors:
- a CDS encoding DAPG hydrolase family protein, with the translated sequence MKTDTIARSHAIDAIDELLDPAPLRLETGLERLPDGRLLVAVRTDLHGCSGKMFDWWFTFFETTQHIAWWHPHDHVAHQGWDTNWKRGESYIGASIRAVESLGDIPPVQAVLKFHDPSVLFDPARLDDARARGDVSAAVYARIGFGERASLDEHGDPLDGQMVHLARDTPYGAVLRSRFYLGQSGGTPVPDEFGFGLMRHCYNEFTYLSRFLPSVYYGEHANGESAPLPW
- a CDS encoding TetR/AcrR family transcriptional regulator; translated protein: MTTTPLVAARGRPAVPEEELKRQVLRAAAHLLTTRGYAAATIEAVAREAGVAKKTVYRFVSNREELVGAIVGSWTDEFAGGFAAPDEAGLPAAERLALRLEAVARNVLCAEAVGMYRLLIGEFPGREAALADYARYGIERGRRFLAEWLAAEEETDPVMMADLLLSMCIAEPLRQMALGLCGPWPEGGGAARIRAAVSLWDAAR
- the ccoS gene encoding cbb3-type cytochrome oxidase assembly protein CcoS, with the protein product MESLYLLIPLSIAVAFLIGVIFWWATRSGQFDDLEGPSHRILMDDDGIDDSDETPPAS
- a CDS encoding heavy metal translocating P-type ATPase, producing MNSSCFHCGLPVPADAAFPVTYRKHEHPACCAGCQAVAQTIIDSGLGDYYNHRTANSGQADPMPDELLQQLRLYDNDDLQRTFVHVGEDRIREASLIIEGITCAACVWLNEHHLLKLPGVMSVDINYTSHRARVRWDNETIQLSKILESIGHIGYRAHPYDASRQEALRLRERKQALNRLWAAGLSMMQVMMYAVPVYLASDGEIDLQFLWMLHWAAFLLTLPVILYSCTPFYRGTWRDLKRGRVGMDTPVTLGVLTAFIASTWALINKVEHGIYFDSVSMFVFLLLGGRYLETMARRKAGEATESLVKLLPAFAHHLPAGAGGPSAELPVSLIAPGMTLLIRPGETVPADALIEEGSSHADESLLTGEGRPVSKAPGDPVVAGSLNLDSPLVVRVTGSGESTRLAAIVRLLDQALAEKPRLARIADRYAGWFVALLLLMAGGSYLYWHAQDPDRALWIMVSVLVISCPCALSLATPAALTAASGHLARLGVLVTRGHTLETLARVTDAVFDKTGTLTTGRMTLLGHTGGDEALAIAVALESGSGHPIAEALRRACPQPALSATELAGVPGMGQEGVIDGRRWRLGRADYVAQLCDRPAESFCVPGHPAATTIVLGSEDGPAACFAIGDAIRDETMTVLNALRSRGIRPHLLSGDGQDAVVALAGHLGVDRWRARATPEDKLAYVEALQRDGARVLMVGDGINDAPVLARADVSLAMGGGTDVARASGDMVLINDRLDRIPDALTLSRKTLRIIRENLWWALGYNVIALPLAVAGHVTPWIASLGMASSSLLVVSNALRLIKRKS
- a CDS encoding NAD(P)H-quinone oxidoreductase; the protein is MKAVVQREAGGSETLRLARIDKPILQDGQLLVRVMAAGVNRADIVQREGRYPAPPGASAILGLEVAGVVEEVRGMSRFQPGDAVFGLVPGGGYAEYAVLDDELAIPKPDSLSWTEAASLPEAWMTAWFNIVEVGAFREGERVLIHAGASGVGAAAIQLVRLLGGESLVSVGSSVKLDFCRSLGASQGWLRQDQPVFAELVRQWGGADLVLDPVGGARLSENLRAMNMDGRLVLIGLMGGAESAIPLGLVLMKRLTVRGSTLRNQPLNVRGRLALALEEHVLPAIAAGSVEVTVDSVFPIEAVADAHDWMECNNNLGKVVLSMENVMPS